One stretch of Aquimarina sp. Aq107 DNA includes these proteins:
- a CDS encoding Fur family transcriptional regulator: MEIKKSRNTEKQNLVKKILSDTEHAMSAEEIMATMPIKVNKTTIYRILDRFADKGEVHFVTGKNGKAYYALCDTNCGTSHKIHNHIHFECQTCKEVTCQPNTLHIPSLEGFTIQETQFLIIGICNKCK, from the coding sequence ATGGAGATCAAAAAATCAAGAAATACTGAAAAACAAAATCTTGTTAAGAAAATCCTTTCTGACACGGAACATGCGATGTCTGCTGAAGAAATTATGGCTACTATGCCAATAAAAGTTAACAAGACCACCATATATAGAATTTTAGATCGATTTGCCGATAAAGGAGAGGTTCATTTCGTAACTGGCAAAAATGGAAAAGCGTATTATGCACTTTGTGATACTAATTGTGGAACATCTCATAAAATTCATAATCATATACATTTTGAATGTCAGACATGTAAAGAAGTAACTTGTCAACCCAATACACTACATATCCCAAGCTTAGAAGGGTTTACAATCCAAGAGACTCAATTTTTAATTATTGGTATTTGTAATAAATGCAAATAA
- a CDS encoding S8 family serine peptidase: MKNLSKIAVGTLLSAMVFTSCQNENFNDGTAETIVEPTSTEGKIIPGQYIVVFKDSKIEPASKVLEKRSFTSREDKANSVREISEVSIKKMNEILSENDLDQSKVLSYYTTKISGMAIELGDSEFQKLSKDANIAAIEYDRVVELPKFDIEEVVSGDQSQRMAQQTPCGITRAGGAADGSGSNAWIWVIDTGIDLDHPDLNVVTNTTYARSFVGGSANDCNGHGTHVAGTAAAINNSIGVVGVSAGAPVVPVRVFGCSGGTSTSTILNGINHVGQYDLAGDVANLSLGGFFGSGCANNSSYRSALLALGNAGTRVAIAAGNSSANSANYQPACVNGTNIFTVASMTCSQGFSSFSNYNMNPVDVIATGSSVRSTYLNGGYATLSGTSMASPHVAGIMHARNNGPRTSGTVSNRGENYPIAVR; this comes from the coding sequence ATGAAAAATTTAAGTAAAATCGCTGTGGGGACACTACTCTCAGCTATGGTATTCACATCATGTCAAAATGAAAATTTTAATGATGGAACTGCAGAAACTATTGTAGAACCTACTAGTACTGAAGGGAAAATAATTCCTGGACAGTATATTGTAGTGTTTAAAGATTCTAAAATAGAACCTGCATCGAAAGTTTTAGAAAAAAGATCTTTTACGAGTAGAGAAGATAAGGCAAATTCGGTAAGAGAGATCTCCGAAGTGTCTATCAAAAAAATGAATGAGATCTTATCAGAAAATGATTTGGATCAGTCTAAAGTATTAAGTTACTATACTACCAAAATTTCGGGGATGGCTATTGAATTAGGCGATAGTGAATTTCAAAAATTATCTAAAGACGCTAATATTGCAGCGATCGAGTACGATAGAGTGGTAGAGTTGCCTAAATTCGATATCGAAGAAGTAGTTTCTGGAGATCAATCACAAAGAATGGCTCAACAGACTCCTTGTGGTATTACTAGAGCTGGTGGAGCCGCTGATGGTTCTGGTAGTAATGCTTGGATATGGGTAATCGATACTGGTATTGATTTAGATCATCCAGACCTTAATGTAGTTACAAATACTACTTATGCTAGATCATTTGTAGGTGGATCCGCTAATGATTGTAATGGTCACGGAACACACGTTGCAGGAACTGCAGCTGCTATAAACAATAGTATTGGTGTAGTAGGAGTTTCTGCTGGAGCACCAGTCGTGCCAGTGCGAGTTTTTGGATGTAGTGGTGGTACAAGTACTTCTACAATATTAAATGGAATCAACCACGTTGGTCAATATGATTTAGCTGGTGATGTTGCTAACTTAAGTTTAGGAGGTTTCTTTGGATCAGGATGTGCAAACAATTCTTCTTACAGAAGTGCATTATTAGCTCTTGGAAACGCAGGAACTAGAGTTGCTATTGCAGCAGGAAATAGTAGTGCTAATTCAGCAAACTATCAACCAGCTTGTGTTAATGGAACTAATATATTCACAGTAGCTTCTATGACTTGTAGTCAAGGATTCTCATCTTTCTCAAACTACAATATGAATCCTGTTGATGTTATTGCTACAGGTAGTAGCGTAAGAAGTACATATTTAAACGGTGGTTATGCAACATTGAGTGGTACATCAATGGCATCACCTCACGTAGCAGGAATTATGCACGCTAGAAATAACGGACCTAGAACATCTGGTACTGTAAGTAACAGAGGAGAAAACTATCCTATAGCAGTAAGATAA